From a single Leclercia sp. AS011 genomic region:
- the osmB gene encoding osmotically-inducible lipoprotein OsmB: MSINSKKLSAAMLAVTLALSLSACSGMSKQSRNTAIGAGAGAIGGSVLTDGSALGTLGGAAVGGIIGHEVSK; the protein is encoded by the coding sequence ATGTCTATTAACAGCAAAAAATTATCCGCTGCTATGCTGGCTGTCACGCTGGCGCTATCATTGAGCGCATGTTCTGGCATGAGCAAACAGAGTCGTAACACCGCGATTGGTGCCGGTGCTGGCGCAATTGGTGGTTCTGTTTTAACTGATGGTAGTGCTCTGGGGACCTTAGGTGGTGCCGCTGTGGGTGGTATTATCGGTCACGAGGTGAGTAAGTAA
- the yciT gene encoding DNA-binding transcriptional regulator YciT, with protein MNSRQQIILQMVIDTGRVSVVDLAKSTGVSEVTIRQDLNLLEKMSYLRRAHGYAVPLDSEDVETRMMNNYALKRELAEFAASLVNSGETVFIENGSCNALLARTLAEQKEDVTIVTVSSYIAHLLKETRSEVILLGGIYQKKSESMVGPLTRQYVQQVHFSKAFIGIDGWQPETGFTGRDMMRSDVVNAVLEKGAEAIVLTDSTKFGAVHPYTMGPLSRFSRVITDEAIKAAHSETLQRDGLIVDIVKKPA; from the coding sequence ATGAATTCCCGACAACAAATAATATTACAGATGGTGATCGACACAGGACGTGTGAGCGTCGTTGATCTGGCTAAAAGCACCGGCGTGTCTGAAGTCACCATCCGCCAGGACCTTAATCTTCTGGAAAAAATGAGTTATCTGCGCCGCGCGCATGGGTATGCCGTGCCGCTCGACAGCGAAGATGTCGAAACGCGCATGATGAATAACTACGCCCTGAAACGTGAACTGGCGGAGTTCGCTGCATCCCTGGTCAACAGCGGCGAAACGGTGTTTATCGAGAACGGCAGCTGCAACGCCCTGCTGGCGCGTACCCTGGCCGAGCAGAAAGAGGATGTCACCATCGTGACAGTGAGCAGCTATATCGCTCATCTTCTGAAAGAGACGCGCAGCGAAGTGATTTTATTGGGCGGCATCTATCAGAAAAAAAGCGAAAGCATGGTTGGCCCGCTGACGCGCCAGTATGTTCAGCAGGTTCATTTCAGCAAAGCCTTTATCGGTATCGATGGCTGGCAGCCGGAGACCGGTTTTACCGGACGGGATATGATGCGTTCGGACGTGGTGAACGCGGTGCTTGAGAAAGGCGCAGAGGCCATTGTCCTGACCGACAGCACCAAATTTGGCGCAGTGCATCCTTATACCATGGGGCCTCTCTCCCGCTTCAGCCGGGTGATCACCGACGAGGCCATCAAAGCGGCTCACAGCGAGACGCTGCAGCGCGACGGCCTGATCGTCGATATTGTCAAAAAACCTGCCTGA
- the yciZ gene encoding protein YciZ/DeoL: protein MSDIDALQVAQRIDTVLDILVAGDVNSALRNLEILKSELLAQAGAQKNVGADRSKSPWEV, encoded by the coding sequence ATGTCTGATATCGATGCACTGCAAGTTGCCCAACGTATTGATACTGTGCTGGATATTCTGGTTGCAGGTGATGTGAACTCTGCTCTGCGTAATCTTGAGATATTAAAATCAGAATTACTGGCTCAGGCTGGCGCGCAGAAAAACGTCGGTGCAGATCGTTCTAAATCGCCGTGGGAAGTTTAA
- a CDS encoding crotonase/enoyl-CoA hydratase family protein, producing MTIINQATCKLFTDSVRFTQLAAYYEEERRTVWMMLRAQPRPCFNHALIEEIMNLSWLVRQSGFEVDFWVTGSLVPEMYNAGGDLRFFVECIENGRREALRAYARACVDCVHAASRGFDTGAITLSMVEGSALGGGFEAALAHHFLLAQRDARMGFPEIAFNLFPGMGGYSLVARRSGMKLAEELIYKGESHTAEWYQQQGLVDVLFEPGQGYVATRTFIDTLQPKMNGVRAMLRARQRVLQLPRSELMDITEDWVDAAFCLQAKDVAYMQRLVQLQDRHTASGLRKAS from the coding sequence ATGACAATTATCAATCAGGCTACCTGTAAACTGTTCACTGATTCTGTACGATTCACCCAACTCGCAGCTTACTATGAAGAGGAAAGACGCACCGTGTGGATGATGCTGCGAGCTCAGCCACGCCCATGCTTCAATCATGCCTTGATTGAAGAGATCATGAACCTCTCCTGGCTGGTAAGACAGTCCGGGTTTGAGGTCGATTTTTGGGTAACCGGATCGCTGGTACCGGAGATGTACAACGCCGGCGGCGATCTGCGCTTCTTTGTCGAGTGTATTGAGAATGGTCGTCGCGAAGCGCTTCGGGCCTATGCCCGCGCCTGCGTGGACTGTGTCCACGCTGCGTCACGTGGCTTCGATACCGGGGCAATTACCCTGTCGATGGTGGAGGGCAGTGCGCTTGGCGGCGGATTCGAGGCCGCGCTGGCGCACCACTTCCTGCTGGCACAGCGTGATGCGCGTATGGGCTTCCCGGAAATCGCCTTTAATCTCTTCCCGGGGATGGGAGGTTACTCGCTGGTGGCCCGCCGTTCAGGCATGAAGCTGGCCGAGGAGCTGATCTACAAAGGGGAGTCACACACGGCGGAGTGGTATCAGCAGCAGGGGCTGGTGGATGTGCTGTTTGAACCCGGTCAGGGATACGTCGCCACACGAACCTTCATCGACACGTTACAGCCTAAAATGAACGGCGTCAGGGCCATGCTGCGCGCCCGTCAGCGGGTGTTGCAACTGCCGCGCAGTGAGTTGATGGACATCACGGAAGACTGGGTGGACGCCGCATTCTGTCTGCAGGCGAAGGACGTGGCCTATATGCAGCGGCTGGTTCAGCTCCAGGATCGCCACACCGCATCAGGCCTGCGTAAAGCCAGCTAA
- the pdeR gene encoding cyclic di-GMP phosphodiesterase: MIDDLEQNLLFRYMGTHSPWWRLTADSNALHLAASESADTTQVVALTDEQASHIRQMTVITSSITMTLSLYGTEVPVHLVGRKITKKEWAGTASAWHDTSAVARDLAQGLSFAEQVVSEANSVIVILDRHGNIQRFNRLSEEYTGMKEHEVIGQNVFKLFMSRSEAAASRRNISGFFRDGSSYEVERWIKTRKGQRLFLFRNKFVHSGSGKNEIFLICSGTDITEERRAQERLRVLANTDTITGLPNRNAIHDMISEAIDSRGDTQVGVVYLDLDNFKKVNDAYGHMFGDQLLQAVALAILSCLEDGQVLARLGGDEFIVLATGTSQGALEAMASRILTRLRQAFRIGLIEVYTGCSLGISLAPQHGTDRESVIRNADTAMYTAKENGRGTFCVFSPEMNQRVFEYLWLDTNLRKALDNDQLVIHYQPKITWRGEVKTLEALVRWQSPERGLIPPLEFISYAEESGLIVPLGRWVMLDVVRQVAKWRDKGINLRVAVNVSARQLADQTIFSDLKQALKDLNFEYCPVDVELTESCLIENEELALSVIQQFSKLGAQIHLDDFGTGYSSLSQLARFPIDAIKLDQAFVRDIHKQSVSQSLVRAIVAVAQALNLQVIAEGVESAKEDAFLTKNGVNERQGFLFAKPMPAVAFERWFKRYQSRNAR; encoded by the coding sequence ATGATTGACGATCTGGAGCAAAATTTGCTGTTTCGTTACATGGGCACCCACAGTCCCTGGTGGCGGCTGACGGCGGACAGCAATGCTCTCCATCTTGCGGCCAGTGAAAGCGCCGATACGACGCAAGTTGTCGCTCTGACCGACGAGCAGGCCAGTCATATCCGCCAGATGACGGTGATCACCTCCAGCATTACCATGACGCTCTCCCTGTATGGTACCGAGGTACCCGTGCATCTGGTGGGCCGTAAAATCACGAAAAAAGAGTGGGCCGGCACCGCCTCCGCCTGGCACGACACCTCCGCTGTCGCCCGCGACCTGGCGCAGGGTCTCTCCTTTGCCGAGCAGGTGGTTTCTGAAGCCAACTCGGTTATCGTCATCCTCGACCGGCACGGCAACATTCAACGCTTTAACCGCCTGAGCGAAGAATACACCGGGATGAAAGAGCACGAGGTTATCGGCCAGAACGTGTTCAAACTCTTTATGAGCCGCAGCGAAGCCGCTGCCTCGCGCCGCAATATCAGCGGTTTTTTCCGGGACGGTAGCTCCTATGAAGTGGAGCGCTGGATCAAAACCCGTAAAGGCCAAAGACTGTTTCTGTTTCGTAACAAATTTGTGCACAGCGGCAGCGGCAAAAATGAAATTTTCCTTATCTGTTCCGGGACGGATATCACCGAAGAGCGTCGCGCTCAGGAACGACTCCGGGTGCTCGCCAATACTGATACCATCACCGGGCTGCCAAACCGCAACGCCATCCACGATATGATCAGCGAAGCGATCGACTCGCGCGGCGACACCCAGGTCGGCGTGGTCTATCTTGACCTCGATAACTTCAAAAAAGTGAATGACGCCTACGGGCATATGTTTGGCGATCAGCTTTTACAGGCCGTGGCGCTGGCGATCCTCAGCTGTCTGGAAGATGGTCAGGTGCTGGCCCGTCTGGGCGGGGATGAGTTCATCGTGCTGGCCACCGGCACCTCGCAGGGCGCGCTGGAAGCGATGGCTTCGCGCATTCTCACCCGGCTGCGCCAGGCTTTCCGGATTGGTTTAATCGAAGTCTATACCGGCTGTTCGCTAGGGATCTCCCTCGCCCCGCAGCACGGGACCGATCGTGAAAGCGTGATCCGCAATGCCGATACCGCCATGTATACCGCCAAAGAGAACGGGCGCGGCACCTTTTGCGTCTTCTCCCCGGAGATGAATCAGCGCGTCTTTGAATACCTGTGGCTGGACACCAACCTGCGCAAGGCGCTGGATAATGACCAGCTGGTGATCCACTACCAGCCGAAAATTACCTGGCGGGGCGAGGTGAAAACCCTCGAAGCGCTGGTTCGCTGGCAGTCGCCAGAGCGCGGCCTGATCCCGCCGCTGGAGTTTATCTCTTATGCCGAAGAGTCGGGGCTCATCGTGCCGCTGGGCCGTTGGGTAATGCTGGATGTGGTGCGCCAGGTGGCGAAATGGCGTGATAAAGGCATCAACCTGCGCGTGGCGGTCAACGTCTCTGCCCGCCAGCTGGCGGATCAGACCATATTCAGCGATCTGAAACAGGCGCTGAAAGATCTCAATTTTGAGTACTGCCCGGTTGATGTTGAGCTGACGGAAAGCTGTCTGATTGAAAACGAAGAGCTGGCGCTGTCGGTCATCCAGCAGTTTAGCAAGCTGGGGGCGCAGATCCATCTTGATGACTTCGGTACCGGTTATTCGTCCCTGTCGCAACTGGCCCGATTCCCCATCGATGCCATCAAGCTCGATCAGGCTTTTGTCCGGGATATTCATAAGCAGTCGGTGTCGCAGTCTCTGGTGCGCGCGATTGTTGCCGTTGCCCAGGCGCTTAATTTACAGGTGATTGCCGAAGGGGTCGAAAGCGCGAAAGAAGACGCCTTTCTGACAAAGAATGGCGTCAACGAACGACAGGGTTTTCTTTTTGCTAAGCCCATGCCCGCTGTCGCATTCGAGCGATGGTTTAAACGCTATCAGTCACGCAACGCGCGTTAG
- a CDS encoding exoribonuclease II encodes MLQDNPLLAQLKQQLHSQTPRAEGVVKATEKGFGFLEVDAQKSYFIPPPQMKKVMHGDRITAVIHSEKDRESAEPEALIEPFLTRFVGKVLRNKDDRLSIIPDHPLLKDAIPCRAERGVAHDFKEGDWAVAEMRRHPLKGDRGFYAELTQFITFGDDHFVPWWVTLARHNLEKEAPEGAAAEMLDEGLERRDLTALNFVTIDSASTEDMDDALYVEEQADGKLLLTVAIADPTAWIAEGTPLDESAKIRAFTNYLPGFNIPMLPRELSDNLCSLRANEVRPVLACRMTIATDGTIEENIEFFAATIESKAKLVYDEVSDWLENSGSWQPANDAIAQQIRLLQRVCLSRSEWRKTHALVFKDRPDYRFILGEKGEVLDIVAEPRRIANRIVEESMIAANICAARVLRDKLGFGIYNVHTGFDPANSEALAALLKTHDVHVDPQEVLTLNGFCKLRRELDAQPSGFLDSRIRRFQSFAEISTEPGPHFGLGLEAYATWTSPIRKYGDMVNHRLLKAIVKGETIARPQDETTMQMAERRRLNRMAERDVGDWLYARFLKDKAGTDTRFAAEIIDISRGGMRVRLVDNGAVAFIPAPFLHAVRDELVCSQENGTVQIKGEVAYKVTEVIDVTIAEVRMETRSVIARPAV; translated from the coding sequence ATGCTCCAGGACAACCCGCTGCTAGCGCAGCTTAAACAGCAACTGCATTCCCAGACGCCACGTGCTGAAGGGGTCGTAAAAGCCACGGAAAAAGGCTTTGGCTTCCTTGAAGTCGATGCACAGAAAAGTTACTTCATTCCGCCACCGCAGATGAAGAAAGTGATGCACGGCGATCGTATTACCGCCGTGATCCACAGCGAAAAGGATCGTGAATCTGCCGAGCCTGAAGCCTTGATCGAACCTTTCCTGACCCGCTTTGTGGGTAAGGTGCTGCGTAATAAAGATGACCGTCTGTCCATCATCCCGGACCATCCCCTGCTGAAAGACGCCATCCCTTGCCGCGCCGAGCGCGGCGTTGCGCATGATTTTAAAGAAGGTGACTGGGCCGTGGCTGAAATGCGCCGTCACCCGCTGAAGGGCGACCGCGGTTTCTATGCCGAGCTGACCCAGTTTATTACCTTTGGCGACGACCACTTCGTGCCATGGTGGGTCACCCTGGCACGCCATAATCTGGAAAAAGAAGCTCCGGAAGGCGCGGCTGCTGAGATGCTGGACGAAGGTCTGGAGCGTCGCGATCTCACCGCCCTCAATTTTGTGACCATCGACAGCGCCAGCACCGAAGATATGGACGATGCGCTGTATGTGGAGGAGCAGGCTGACGGCAAGCTGCTGTTAACCGTGGCGATTGCCGATCCAACGGCCTGGATTGCTGAAGGCACCCCGCTGGACGAGTCTGCCAAAATCCGCGCTTTCACCAACTATCTGCCGGGCTTCAACATCCCGATGCTGCCGCGCGAACTGTCTGACAACCTGTGCTCGCTACGTGCCAATGAAGTGCGTCCGGTTCTCGCCTGCCGCATGACCATTGCCACCGATGGCACCATCGAAGAGAACATCGAATTCTTCGCTGCCACTATCGAATCGAAAGCCAAGCTGGTGTATGACGAGGTGTCTGACTGGCTGGAAAACAGCGGTAGCTGGCAGCCTGCAAACGACGCCATCGCCCAACAGATCCGTCTGTTGCAGCGCGTCTGTCTGAGCCGCAGCGAGTGGCGTAAGACCCACGCGCTGGTGTTCAAGGATCGCCCTGACTACCGCTTCATTCTCGGTGAAAAAGGCGAAGTGCTGGATATCGTTGCCGAACCGCGTCGTATTGCTAACCGCATTGTTGAAGAGTCGATGATTGCGGCGAACATCTGCGCGGCCCGCGTGCTGCGCGACAAACTCGGTTTCGGTATTTACAACGTGCACACCGGCTTCGACCCGGCCAACAGCGAAGCGCTGGCTGCCCTGCTGAAGACCCACGACGTGCACGTCGATCCGCAGGAAGTCCTGACCCTGAACGGCTTCTGCAAGCTGCGCCGTGAGCTGGATGCACAGCCGTCCGGTTTCCTCGACAGCCGCATTCGTCGTTTCCAGTCTTTCGCTGAGATCAGCACCGAACCGGGTCCGCACTTTGGTCTGGGTCTGGAAGCCTATGCAACCTGGACATCCCCGATCCGTAAGTATGGCGATATGGTTAACCACCGCCTGCTGAAAGCGATCGTCAAGGGTGAAACCATCGCCCGTCCGCAGGACGAGACCACCATGCAGATGGCGGAGCGTCGTCGTCTTAACCGCATGGCGGAGCGCGATGTGGGTGACTGGCTGTATGCCCGCTTCCTGAAAGACAAAGCCGGGACTGACACCCGTTTCGCGGCCGAGATCATCGATATCAGCCGTGGCGGGATGCGCGTTCGCCTGGTGGATAACGGCGCCGTGGCATTCATTCCGGCCCCGTTCCTGCACGCCGTGCGTGACGAACTGGTTTGCAGCCAGGAGAACGGCACCGTTCAGATCAAAGGCGAAGTGGCTTATAAGGTGACAGAAGTTATCGACGTCACTATCGCTGAAGTACGCATGGAAACACGCAGCGTTATTGCCCGCCCTGCCGTCTGA
- a CDS encoding CMD domain-containing protein translates to MEQRRISGKGHWYHETQSSSSPTEVLPLVPEAAQVADRFLLNLTLPASLLAACERWLTPARALCDLFFPRAVPVNRLRTLSAYDRFSTALTVAQVCGVQRLCNHYAALLAPLPGPDSSRESNRRLAQITQYARQLASSPDVIDSKAQQELDEVGLTVYDIVTINQIIGFVGFQARVVAVFQALLGHPVRWLPGHHIPPHALIDDNALNMDTWEAAVPGVEQRNASAQQLASLERWQAEPLLQQLTPVLCHEPAILDYTGEILVSGLHAAQPADAPDEAVRRAVEQLARSPDRFSAAQFTPLTEEGLPTDQAINLLTWSAFCGWLTRLKIAIGKGE, encoded by the coding sequence ATGGAACAACGCCGTATTTCTGGCAAAGGCCACTGGTATCATGAGACCCAGTCCAGTAGCAGCCCGACGGAAGTCCTGCCTTTGGTTCCCGAAGCCGCACAGGTTGCGGATCGTTTTTTGCTGAACCTCACTTTACCGGCATCGCTGCTGGCGGCCTGTGAGCGCTGGTTAACCCCCGCCCGGGCGCTGTGTGACCTCTTTTTCCCGCGCGCCGTACCGGTAAATCGCCTGCGCACGCTGAGCGCGTATGACCGTTTCAGCACCGCCCTGACGGTCGCCCAGGTGTGTGGCGTGCAGCGTCTGTGTAATCACTACGCTGCCCTTCTCGCCCCGCTCCCCGGTCCTGACTCCTCCCGGGAAAGTAATCGCCGCCTCGCCCAGATCACCCAGTATGCCCGCCAGCTTGCCAGTTCACCCGACGTCATCGACAGCAAGGCGCAGCAGGAGCTCGATGAGGTCGGCCTGACCGTGTATGACATCGTGACCATTAACCAGATTATCGGCTTTGTCGGTTTTCAGGCGCGGGTGGTGGCCGTGTTCCAGGCCCTGCTCGGACACCCTGTTCGCTGGCTGCCCGGCCACCACATCCCACCGCACGCCCTGATTGACGATAACGCGCTGAACATGGACACCTGGGAAGCTGCAGTGCCGGGCGTTGAGCAACGGAACGCCAGCGCGCAACAGCTGGCCTCGCTTGAGCGCTGGCAGGCCGAGCCGCTATTGCAGCAGCTCACACCGGTGCTGTGCCATGAGCCGGCGATCCTCGATTACACCGGTGAAATCCTGGTCAGCGGGCTCCATGCTGCGCAGCCAGCCGATGCGCCGGATGAGGCGGTGAGACGCGCCGTAGAGCAGCTGGCACGCTCCCCGGATCGGTTCAGCGCCGCGCAGTTTACCCCGCTGACGGAGGAGGGTCTTCCCACGGATCAGGCTATCAACCTGCTGACCTGGAGCGCTTTTTGCGGCTGGTTGACCCGTCTCAAAATTGCCATCGGCAAAGGCGAATAA
- the fabI gene encoding enoyl-ACP reductase FabI, with protein sequence MGFLSGKHILVTGVASKLSIAYGIAQAMHREGAELAFTYQNDKLKGRVEEFAAQLGSSIVLECDVAQDESIDGMFAELAKTWPKFDGFVHSIGFAPGDQLDGDYVNAVTREGFKIAHDISSYSFVAMAKACRSMLNPGSALLTLSYLGAERAIPNYNVMGLAKASLEANVRYMANAMGPEGVRVNGISAGPIRTLAASGIKDFRKMLAHCEAVTPIRRTVTIEDVGNSAAFLCSDLSAGISGEVVHVDGGFNIAAMNELEIK encoded by the coding sequence ATGGGTTTTCTTTCCGGTAAGCACATTCTGGTGACTGGCGTTGCCAGCAAATTGTCTATCGCCTACGGTATCGCACAGGCGATGCATCGCGAAGGCGCTGAGCTGGCATTCACCTACCAGAATGACAAGCTGAAAGGCCGTGTAGAAGAGTTTGCCGCGCAACTGGGTTCCAGCATTGTTCTGGAATGCGACGTTGCGCAAGATGAAAGCATCGATGGCATGTTCGCTGAGCTGGCAAAAACCTGGCCGAAATTTGACGGTTTCGTTCACTCAATCGGTTTTGCTCCGGGCGATCAGCTGGATGGCGACTACGTGAATGCGGTCACCCGTGAAGGCTTCAAAATTGCTCACGACATCAGCTCCTATAGCTTCGTGGCGATGGCAAAAGCCTGCCGCAGCATGCTGAACCCGGGCTCCGCCCTGCTGACCCTCTCTTATCTGGGTGCTGAGCGCGCCATCCCGAACTACAACGTGATGGGTCTGGCGAAAGCCTCTCTGGAAGCTAACGTGCGCTACATGGCGAACGCGATGGGTCCGGAAGGCGTGCGCGTAAATGGGATCTCTGCGGGTCCAATCCGTACCCTGGCCGCGTCCGGCATCAAAGACTTCCGTAAAATGCTGGCGCATTGCGAAGCGGTTACTCCAATCCGTCGTACCGTCACCATCGAAGACGTGGGTAACTCTGCGGCCTTCCTCTGCTCTGACCTCTCTGCGGGCATCTCCGGCGAAGTGGTTCACGTTGACGGCGGTTTCAACATCGCTGCAATGAACGAGCTGGAAATCAAATAA
- the sapF gene encoding putrescine export ABC transporter ATP-binding protein SapF translates to MVETLLEVRNLSKTFRYRTGLFHRQTVEAVKPLSFTLREKQTLAIIGENGSGKSTLAKMLAGMIEPSDGEVLIDDHLLKFGDYSFRSQRIRMIFQDPSTSLNPRQRISQILDFPLRLNTDLEFEARRKQIIETLRMVGLLPDHVSYYPHMLAPGQKQRLGLARALILRPKVIIADEALASLDMSMRSQLINLMLELQEKQGISYIYVTQHLGMMKHISDQVMVMHEGSVVERGSTASVLASPLHDLTKRLIAGHFGEALTADAWRKDR, encoded by the coding sequence ATGGTCGAAACCTTGCTGGAAGTGCGCAACCTGAGTAAGACCTTTCGCTATCGCACCGGTCTGTTCCATCGCCAGACCGTCGAAGCGGTAAAGCCGCTGAGCTTTACCCTGCGGGAAAAGCAGACCCTGGCGATCATCGGTGAAAACGGCTCCGGGAAATCGACGCTGGCGAAAATGCTGGCGGGGATGATCGAACCCTCCGATGGCGAAGTCTTGATTGACGACCATCTGCTGAAATTTGGCGACTATTCGTTCCGCAGTCAGCGGATCCGCATGATTTTTCAGGATCCCTCGACCTCGCTGAACCCGCGCCAGCGTATCTCACAGATCCTCGATTTCCCGCTGCGTCTGAATACCGATCTCGAGTTTGAAGCGCGACGTAAGCAGATCATTGAAACCCTGCGGATGGTCGGGCTGCTGCCGGATCACGTCAGCTATTATCCGCACATGCTGGCCCCCGGGCAAAAACAGCGTCTCGGCCTTGCCCGCGCCCTGATCCTGCGACCAAAAGTGATTATCGCTGACGAAGCGCTGGCCTCGCTGGATATGTCGATGCGTTCACAGTTAATCAACCTGATGCTGGAGTTGCAGGAGAAACAGGGTATCTCGTATATCTACGTGACCCAGCATCTGGGGATGATGAAGCACATCAGCGATCAGGTGATGGTGATGCATGAAGGCTCGGTGGTAGAGCGCGGCAGTACCGCGTCGGTGCTGGCCTCGCCGCTGCACGATCTGACCAAACGCTTAATCGCCGGCCATTTTGGCGAAGCCTTAACCGCCGATGCATGGCGCAAAGATCGCTGA
- the sapD gene encoding putrescine export ABC transporter ATP-binding protein SapD, translating to MPLLDIRNLTIEFKTGEGWVKAVDRVSITLSEGEIRGLVGESGSGKSLIAKAICGVAKDNWRVTADRMRFDDIDLLRLSVRERRKLVGHNVSMIFQEPQSCLDPSERVGKQLMQNIPAWTYKGRWWQRFGWRKRRAIELLHRVGIKDHKDAMRSFPYELTDGECQKVMIAIALANQPRLLIADEPTNAMEPTTQAQIFRLLTRLNQNNNTTILLISHDLQMLSKWADKIDVMYCGQTVETAGSEELVTMPHHPYTQALIRAIPDFGSSMPHKSRLNTLPGAIPLLEQLPIGCRLGPRCPYAQRKCIETPRLAGPRNHLFACHFPLNMEKE from the coding sequence ATGCCGTTACTGGATATTCGCAATCTGACGATTGAATTTAAAACCGGCGAAGGCTGGGTGAAAGCGGTGGACCGGGTCAGCATCACCCTGAGCGAAGGCGAGATCCGCGGCCTGGTGGGCGAGTCGGGCTCGGGCAAGAGCTTAATCGCCAAAGCCATTTGCGGCGTGGCAAAAGATAACTGGCGCGTCACCGCCGACCGCATGCGCTTTGATGATATCGACCTGCTGCGCCTCTCGGTCCGCGAGCGACGCAAGCTGGTGGGCCACAACGTGTCGATGATTTTTCAGGAGCCGCAGTCCTGTCTCGATCCGTCAGAACGGGTCGGCAAACAGCTGATGCAGAACATCCCCGCCTGGACCTATAAAGGTCGCTGGTGGCAGCGTTTTGGCTGGCGTAAACGTCGCGCCATCGAGCTGCTGCACCGGGTGGGGATCAAGGATCATAAAGACGCCATGCGCAGCTTCCCCTACGAGCTGACCGACGGCGAGTGCCAGAAAGTGATGATCGCCATTGCGCTCGCCAACCAGCCGCGCCTGCTGATTGCCGACGAACCGACCAACGCAATGGAGCCCACCACCCAGGCGCAAATTTTCCGCCTGCTCACGCGCCTTAATCAGAACAACAACACCACCATTTTGCTGATCAGCCATGACCTGCAGATGCTGAGCAAGTGGGCGGATAAGATCGATGTGATGTACTGCGGTCAGACCGTCGAAACCGCCGGTAGCGAGGAGCTGGTGACCATGCCGCATCACCCCTATACCCAGGCGCTGATCCGTGCGATCCCCGATTTTGGCAGCTCCATGCCGCATAAAAGCCGTCTTAACACCCTGCCGGGGGCGATCCCGCTGCTGGAGCAGTTACCGATCGGCTGCCGCCTGGGGCCGCGCTGCCCCTATGCGCAGCGGAAATGTATCGAAACCCCGCGCCTTGCCGGCCCGAGAAACCATCTGTTTGCCTGCCATTTCCCGCTGAACATGGAGAAAGAGTGA
- the sapC gene encoding putrescine export ABC transporter permease SapC, which produces MPYDSVYSEKRTPGALRTAWRNFYGDTTAMIGLYGCGGLVLLCLLGSWFAPYGIDQQFLGYQLLPPSWSRYGEVSFFLGTDDLGRDVLSRLLSGAAPTVGGAFIVTLAATLCGLLLGIVAGSTHGLRSAVTNHILDTLLSIPSLLLAIIVVAFSGPHLIHAMFAVWLALLPRMVRSVYSLVHDELEKEYVVAARLDGATTLNILWFAVLPNIASGMVTEITRALSMAILDIAALGFLDLGAQLPSPEWGAMLGDALELIYVAPWTVMLPGAAIMISVLLVNLLGDGIRRAIVAGVE; this is translated from the coding sequence ATGCCTTACGATAGCGTATACAGTGAAAAGCGCACACCCGGGGCATTGCGCACCGCGTGGCGTAATTTCTATGGTGACACCACGGCGATGATCGGCCTGTATGGCTGCGGCGGCCTGGTGCTGCTGTGCCTGCTGGGCTCCTGGTTTGCCCCTTACGGCATCGACCAGCAGTTCCTCGGCTATCAGCTGTTACCGCCCTCCTGGTCGCGTTACGGCGAAGTCTCCTTCTTCCTCGGCACCGATGACCTCGGGCGCGATGTCCTGAGCCGCCTGCTGAGCGGCGCAGCCCCCACGGTAGGCGGTGCCTTTATTGTCACCCTGGCGGCGACGCTGTGCGGTCTGTTGCTGGGCATTGTCGCCGGGTCAACCCACGGCCTGCGTTCGGCGGTGACAAACCATATTCTCGATACCCTGCTGTCGATCCCGTCGCTGCTGCTGGCCATCATCGTGGTGGCCTTCTCCGGGCCGCACCTGATCCACGCCATGTTCGCGGTATGGCTGGCGCTGCTGCCGCGCATGGTGCGCTCGGTTTATAGCCTGGTTCACGATGAGCTGGAAAAAGAGTACGTGGTCGCCGCCCGTCTGGATGGTGCCACCACCTTAAATATTCTGTGGTTCGCGGTGCTGCCCAATATCGCCTCCGGGATGGTCACCGAGATCACCCGCGCCCTGTCGATGGCGATCCTCGATATTGCCGCCCTCGGGTTTCTCGATCTGGGCGCGCAGCTTCCTTCCCCGGAGTGGGGAGCAATGCTGGGCGACGCGCTGGAGCTGATCTACGTGGCGCCCTGGACGGTAATGCTGCCGGGGGCGGCGATCATGATCAGCGTGCTGCTGGTTAACCTGCTTGGCGACGGCATTCGTCGCGCCATTGTGGCGGGGGTGGAATAA